TGCTGAGGGGTGCAGGCTGCGGCCCCGACCACGCCGGGCATCAGGCTGCGTCAAAACAGCCACCACCTCGTGGTTTGAATTGATCAGCTTTTCCAACGCCACCACGGCGGGTTCTGGGGTTCCGGCAAAGACTAAACGCATTGAGGACCTTTTCTGCTTTCTGGGGTGACCTTATTTGTTAAACCATGCGGATGCGCGAATGACACCCATCGCTGCTTTACGTTCTGCGGGCTCAAGGCGCTTGAGGAACAACACGCCATCGAGGTGATCCGTTTCGTGCTGGATGCAACGTGCAAGCAGTCCGTTGGCCACAAATCCCACCGGATTGCCATCGCGATCCTGGCCGGACAAACGCACCGTCTCATAACGAGTGGTCTCCGCAGATACATCAGGGATAGACAAGCACCCTTCGGTGCCGGTTTGAGTGTCTTCAGAAAGGGGCTCCCACACGGGATTGATCACGTGTCCGCGCAATCCGCCTTCTTGATGCGAGGTGTCAAACACAAATACCCGACGCAAGACGCCAACCTGGTTGGCTGCAAGGCCTACTCCCCCGGCGTCCTCCATGGTGTCAAACATGTCATCGATGAGCACGGACAAAGATTCGTCGAAGTCACTGACCTCATCGGCGCGGCTTGTGAGAACGGGATCACCAAATAATCTGACTTCACGAACGGTCATGGCAGGTGGTGTACTCCTTCTAAAGGATCTGTGAGTGGCAATTAGCTTCCACCCATCTTATAGTCCCACCGCGACATGACCCTATCCGCCTACTATCCACTTGTTATCCGATGTGGATTGGATCCATCTGGATGCGTAGCGGAAGATCATTTTTCCTCGCTGCGCGGGCGACCTGGGCTGCACGTAGTGCCCGACCCAACTCAGACCGCGGCCCCAAAGGTG
The window above is part of the Corynebacterium deserti GIMN1.010 genome. Proteins encoded here:
- the def gene encoding peptide deformylase, with amino-acid sequence MTVREVRLFGDPVLTSRADEVSDFDESLSVLIDDMFDTMEDAGGVGLAANQVGVLRRVFVFDTSHQEGGLRGHVINPVWEPLSEDTQTGTEGCLSIPDVSAETTRYETVRLSGQDRDGNPVGFVANGLLARCIQHETDHLDGVLFLKRLEPAERKAAMGVIRASAWFNK